A part of Corvus cornix cornix isolate S_Up_H32 chromosome Z, ASM73873v5, whole genome shotgun sequence genomic DNA contains:
- the TLN1 gene encoding talin-1 isoform X2, translated as MVALSLKISIGNVVKTMQFEPSTMVYDACRMIRERVPEAQIGQSNDFGLFLSDEDPKKGIWLEAGKALDYYMLRNGDTMEYKKKQRPLKIRMLDGTVKTVMVDDSKTVTDMLMTICARIGITNYDEYSLVREIMEEKKEEVTGTLKKDKTLLRDEKKMEKLKQKLHTDDELNWLDHGRTLREQGIDDNETLLLRRKFFYSDQNVDSRDPVQLNLLYVQARDDILNGSHPVSFDKACEFAGHQCQIQFGPHNEQKHKPGFLELKDFLPKEYIKQKGERKIFMAHKNCGNMSEIEAKVRYVKLARSLKTYGVSFFLVKEKMKGKNKLVPRLLGITKECVMRVDEKTKEVIQEWSLTNIKRWAASPKSFTLDFGDYQDGYYSVQTTEGEQIAQLIAGYIDIILKKKKSKDHFGLEGDEESTMLEDSVSPKKSTVLQQQFNRAGKAELGSVALPAIMRTGAGGPENFQVGTMPQPQLQITSGQMHRGHMPPLTSAQQALTGTINSSMQAVHAAQATLDDFETLPPLGQDAASKAWRKNKMDESKHEIHSQVDAITAGTASVVNLTAGDPADTDYTAVGCAVTTISSNLTEMSKGVKLLAALMEDEGGNGRQLLQAAKNLASAVSDLLKTAQPASAEPRQNLLQAAGLVGQTSGELLQQIGESDTDPRFQDMLMQLAKAVANAAAALVLKAKNVAQKTEDAALQTQVIAAATQCALSTSQLVACTKVVAPTISSPVCQEQLIEAGKLVAKSAEGCVEASKAATSDDQLLKQVGVAATAVTQALNDLLQHIKQHALGGQPIGRYDQATDTILNVTENIFSSMGDAGEMVRQARILAQATSDLVNAIKADAEGETDLENSRKLLSAAKILADATAKMVEAAKGAAAHPDSEEQQQRLREAAEGLRMATNAAAQNAIKKKLVHKLEHAAKQAAASATQTIAAAQHASSSNKNPAAQQQLVQSCKVVAEQIPMLVQGVRGSQSQPDSPSAQLALIAASQNFLQPGGKMVAAAKATVPTITDQASAMQLSQCAKNLAAALAELRTAAQKAQEACGPLEIDSALGLVQSLERDLQEAKAAARDGKLKPLPGETMEKCAQDLGNSTKAVSSAIAHLLGEVAQGNENYTGIAAREVAQALRSLSQAARGVAANTSDPQAQSAMLECASDVMDKANNLIEEARKAVAKPGDPESQQRLAQVAKAVSQALNRCVNCLPGQRDVDAAIRMVGEASKRLLSDSFPPSTKSFQEAQSQLNQAAAGLNQSANELVQASRGTPQDLAKSSGKFGHDFNEFLQAGVEMASQSPNKEDRAQVVSNLKSISMSSSKLLLAAKALSADPAAPNLKNQLAAAARAVTDSINQLITMCTQQAPGQKECDNALRELETVKELLENPTQTVNDMSYFNCLDSVMENSKVLGESMAGISQNAKNSKLPEFGDSISAASKALCGLTEAAAQAAYLVGVSDPNSQAGQQGLVDPTQFARANQAIQMACQNLVDPACTQSQVLSAATIVAKHTSALCNTCRLASSRTANPVAKRQFVQSAKEVANSTANLVKTIKALDGDFNEENRERCRAATAPLIEAVDNLTAFASNPEFATVPAQISPEGRRAMEPIVISAKTMLESSAGLIQTARSLAVNPKDPPQWSVLAGHSRTVSDSIKKLITNMRDKAPGQRECDEAIEVLNRCLREVDQASLAAISQQLAPRQDISQEALHNQMITAVQEISNLIEPVAAAARAEASQLGHKVSQMAQYFEPLIMAAVGAASKTPNHQQQMNLLDQTKTLAESALQMLYTAKEAGGNPKQAAHTQEALEEAVQMMKEAVEDLTTTLNEAASAAGVVGGMVDSITQAINQLDEGPMGEPEGSFVDYQTTMVKTAKAIAVTVQEMVTKSTTNPDELGILANQLTHDYGQLAQEAKPAALTAENEEIGSHIKRRVQELGHGCAALVTKAGALQCSPSDAYTKKELIESARKVSEKVSHVLAALQAGNRGTQACITAASAVSGIIADLDTTIMFATAGTLNRENSETFADHREGILKTAKALVEDTKVLVQNATASQEKLAQAAQSSVSTITRLAEVVKLGAASLGSEDPETQVVLINAVKDVAKALGDLIGATKAAAGKAGDDPAVYQLKNSAKVMVTNVTSLLKTVKAVEDEATKGTRALEATIEHIRQELAVFSSPVPPAKVSTPEDFIRMTKGITMATAKAVAAGNSCRQEDVIATANLSRRAIADMLRSCKEAAYHPEVSGDVRQRALRFGKECADGYLELLEHVLVILQKPTHELKQQLAGYSKRVASSVTELIQAAEAMKGTEWVDPEDPTVIAENELLGAAAAIEAAAKKLEQLKPRAKPKQADESLNFEEQILEAAKSIAAATSALVKAASAAQRELVAQGKVGAIPANAVDDGQWSQGLISAARLVAAATNNLCEAANAAVQGHASEEKLISSAKQVAASTAQLLVACKVKADHDSEAMKRLQAAGNAVKRASDNLVKAAQKAAAFQDHDETVVVKEKMVGGIAQIIAAQEEMLRKERELEEARKKLAMIRQQQYKFLPSELRDEEQN; from the exons ATGGTTGCCCTCTCGCTGAAGATCAGCATCGGCAATGTGGTGAAGACGATGCAGTTTGAGCCCTCCACCATGGTGTATGATGCCTGCCGGATGATCCGTGAGCGGGTGCCAGAGGCACAGATAGGACAGT CCAATGATTTTGGGCTCTTCCTCTCGGATGAAGACCCAAAGAAAGGGATCTGGCTGGAGGCTGGGAAGGCTCTGGACTACTACATGCTTCGCAATGGG GATACCATGGAGTACAAGAAGAAGCAGCGGCCCCTGAAGATCCGCATGCTGGATGGGACAGTGAAAACGGTGATGGTGGATGACTCCAAAACTGTCACGGACATGCTCATGACAATATGTGCCCGGATTG gcATCACCAACTATGATGAGTACTCACTTGTACGGGAGatcatggaagagaaaaaggaagaggttACTGGCACCCTCAAGAAGGACAAGACCTTGCTGCgagatgagaagaaaatggagaagcTCAAGCAGAAGTTGCACACAGATGATGAGT TGAACTGGCTGGACCATGGCCGGACCCTGCGTGAGCAAGGCATCGATGACAATGAAACGCTGCTGCTGCGGCGCAAGTTCTTCTACTCTGACCAGAACGTGGACTCGAGAGATCCTGTGCAGCTCAACCTGCTCTACGTGCAG GCTCGTGACGACATCCTGAACGGTTCCCACCCTGTCTCCTTTGACAAAGCCTGTGAGTTTGCTGGCCACCAGTGCCAGATCCAGTTTGGGCCACACAACGAGCAGAAGCACAAGCCGGGCTTTCTGGA GCTCAAGGATTTCCTGCCCAAGGAGTACATCAAGCAGAAAGGAGAACGCAAGATCTTCATG GCCCACAAGAACTGCGGGAACATGAGTGAGATCGAAGCCAAAGTTCGCTACGTGAAGCTTGCCCGTTCCCTCAAGACCTATGGGGTCTCCTTCTTCTTGGTCAAG GAGAAGATGAAGGGGAAGAACAAGCTGGTGCCACGTCTGCTGGGGATCACCAAGGAGTGCGTGATGCGCGTGGATGAGAAGACCAAGGAAGTGATTCAGGAGTGGAGCCTGACCAACATCAAGCGTTGGGCAGCCTCACCCAAGAGCTTCACCCTG GATTTTGGAGATTACCAGGATGGTTACTACTCAGTGCAGACGACGGAGGGGGAACAGATCGCCCAGCTCATTGCTGGCTACATCGATATCATCCTCAAAAAG aaaaagagcaaagacCACTTCGGACTGGAGGGGGATGAGGAGTCCACCATGCTGGAAGACTCCGTGTCTCCAAAGAA GTCGACAGTCTTGCAGCAGCAGTTCAACCGTGCAggcaaggcagagctgggctcagtGGCCCTGCCAGCCATCATGCGGAcaggggctggagggccagAAAACTTCCAAGTGGGCACGATgccacagcctcagctgcaAATCACCAGTGGCCAGATGCACCGAGGGCACATGCCTCCCCTG ACCTCAGCCCAGCAAGCCCTGACTGGCACTATCAACTCCAGCATGCAGGCTGTGCATGCAGCCCAGGCCACGCTGGATGACTTTGAGACCTTGCCACCTCTTGGGCAGGATGCT GCATCAAAAGCTTGGCGCAAAAACAAGATGGATGAGTCGAAGCATGAGATCCACTCCCAAGTGGATGCCATAACTGCTGGCACGGCCTCAGTTGTCAACCTCACTGCAG GGGATCCAGCAGACACGGACTACACCGCCGTGGGCTGTGCCGTCACCACCATCTCTTCCAACCTGACGGAGATGTCCAAGGGTGTGAAGCTGCTGGCTGCGCTGATGGAGGATGAGGGAGGGAACGGGCGGCAGCTTCTACAGGCAGCTAAGAACCTGGCGAGCGCCGTCTCAGACCTGCTAAAGACAGCACAGCCTGCCAGCGCTGAG CCTCGCCAGAAtctcctgcaggctgctggccTGGTAGGGCAGACCAGcggggagctgctgcagcagattGGGGAGAGTGACACTGACCCCCGGTTCCAG gacATGCTTATGCAGCTGGCGAAGGCAGTGGCCAATGCTGCCGCTGCGCTGGTGCTCAAAGCCAAGAACGTGGCTCAGAAAACAGAGGATGCTGCGCTGCAGACACAGGTGATCGCAGCGGCCACCCAGTGCGCCCTCTCCACCTCCCAGCTGGTGGCCTGCACCAAG GTTGTCGCTCCCACAATCAGCTCACCAGtttgccaggagcagctgatcGAGGCTGGCAAGTTGGTGGCCAAATCAGCTGAGGGCTGTGTGGAGGCCTCCAAGGCAGCCACCAGTGATGACCAGCTCCTGAAGCAGGTGGGggtggcagccacagctgtcaCCCAGGCCCTGAATgacctgctgcagcacatcaaGCAGCATGCCTTGGGTGGGCAGCCCATCGGGCGCTACGACCAAGCCACTGACACCATCCTCAATGTCACTGAGAATATATTCAGCTCCATGGGCGATGCAG GGGAAATGGTGCGTCAGGCTCGTATTCTGGCACAGGCCACCTCCGACCTTGTCAATGCCATCAAAGCCGATGCTGAGGGAGAGACAGACCTGGAGAATTCACGCAAGCTTCTGAGTGCAGCCAAGATCCTGGCTGATGCCACTGCCAAGATGGTGGAAGCTGCAAAG ggagctgcagcccacCCAGACAgcgaggagcagcagcagcggctgCGTGAGGCAGCAGAAGGGCTCCGCATGGCAACCAATGCCGCAGCCCAGAATGCCATCAAGAAGAAGCTCGTGCACAAGCTGGAG cacgCAGCCAAGCAGGCTGCCGCCTCGGCCACTCAGACCATCGCCGCCGCGCAGCACGCCTCCTCCTCCAACAAGAACCCTGCcgctcagcagcagctggtgcagagctGCAAG GTGGTGGCAGAGCAGATCCCAATGCTGGTGCAAGGTGTGCGAGGAAGCCAGTCCCAGCCGGACAgccccagtgcccagctggCTCTCATTGCTGCCAGCCAGAACTTCCTGCAG CCTGGTGGGAAGATGGTAGCTGCAGCCAAGGCCACCGTCCCCACCATAACGGACCAAGCCTCTGCCATGCAGCTCAGCCAATGTGCCAAGAActtggctgcagctctggctgagctCCGCACAGCTGCCCAGAAG GCTCAGGAGGCGTGCGGACCCCTGGAGATAGACTCTGCGCTGGGTCTGGTGCAGagcctggagagggacttgCAGGAAGCCAAGGCAGCTGCCCGTGATGGCAAGCTCAAGCCTCTGCCAGGAGAGACG ATGGAGAAGTGTGCCCAGGACCTGGGTAACAGCACCAAAGCTGTCAGCTCCGCCATTGCTCACCTCTTGGGAGAGGTGGCCCAGGGCAATGAGAACTACACAG GAATTGCTGCCCGGGAAGTGGCCCAGGCCCTGCGCTCGCTCAGCCAGGCTGCCCGTGGTGTGGCAGCCAACACCTCCGACCCGCAGGCACAAAGTGCCATGCTGGAGTGCGCCAGCGACGTCATGGACAAAGCCAACAACCTCATCGAGGAGGCGCGGAAAGCAGTGGCCAAGCCTGGTGACCCAGAGAGCCAGCAGCGCCTGGCCCAG GTGGCCAAAGCAGTGTCACAGGCCCTGAACCGCTGCGTTAACTGCCTGCCAGGGCAGCGGGACGTGGATGCTGCCATCCGCATGGTGGGAGAGGCCAGCAAGAGGCTGCTCTCGGATTCG tTCCCTCCCAGCACCAAGAGCTTCCAGGAGGCACAGAGCCAGCTGAACCAGGCCGCGGCAGGGCTCAACCAGTCCGCCAATGAGCTGGTGCAGGCGTCGCGTGGCACCCCTCAAGACCTGGCCAAGTCCTCTGGCAAATTTGGGCACGACTTCAATGagttcctgcaggcaggagtggAGATGGCCAGCCAGTCCCCG AATAAGGAAGACCGAGCACAGGTGGTGTCAAACTTGAAGAGCATTTCCATGTCCTCCagcaagctgctgctggctgcaaaGGCTCTCTCTGCTGACCCTGCTGCCCCCAACCTCAAGAatcagctggcagctgcagcacg ggctgtgacTGACAGCATTAACCAGCTGATCACCATGTGCACCCAGCAGGCCCCAGGCCAGAAGGAATGTGACAATGCCCTGCGGGAGCTGGAG ACGGTGAAGGAACTGTTGGAGAACCCCACCCAGACTGTCAACGACATGTCCTACTTCAACTGCCTTGACAGCGTCATGGAGAACTCCAAG gtgctgggagagTCCATGGCGGGCATCTCCCAGAACGCCAAGAACAGCAAACTGCCAGAGTTTGGAGACTCCATCAGTGCCGCCTCCAAAGCTCTCTGTGGGCTGACAGAGGCAGCTGCCCAG GCTGCCTACCTTGTGGGTGTCTCAGACCCCaacagccaggctggacagcagGGCTTGGTGGACCCCACTCAGTTTGCCAGAGCTAACCAGGCCATCCAGATGGCCTGCCAGAACCTGGTGGACCCTGCCTGTACCCAGTCCCAG GTGCTGTCAGCAGCCACCATTGTAGCAAAACACACCTCAGCTCTGTGCAACACATGCCGTCTGGCATCCTCCCGCACCGCCAACCCTGTGGCCAAGCGCCAGTTTGTCCAGTCGGCCAAGGAGGTGGCCAACAGCACAGCCAACCTGGTGAAGACCATCAAG GCCCTGGATGGCGACTTCAACGAGGAGAACCGGGAGCGGTGCCGTGCTGCCACCGCCCCTCTCATAGAGGCTGTGGATAACCTGACAGCCTTTGCCTCCAACCCGGAGTTCGCCACTGTTCCTGCCCAGATCAGCCCAGAg GGGCGTAGAGCCATGGAGCCTATTGTCATTTCAGCCAAGACCAtgctggagagctctgctggccTCATCCAGACTGCCCGCTCTCTGGCTGTCAACCCCAAGGACCCGCCGCAGTGGTCAGTGCTCGCTGGCCACTCACGTACAGTCTCAGACTCCATCAAGAAGCTGATCACCAACATGAG GGACAAAGCTCCAGGACAACGGGAGTGTGATGAGGCCATTGAGGTCCTGAACAGATGCCTGCGGGAGGTGGACCAGGCGTCCCTCGCTGCCATCAGCCAGCAGCTGGCCCCTCGACAAGATATCTCCCAGGAG GCTCTGCACAACCAGATGATCACAGCTGTCCAGGAGATCAGCAACCTAATTGAGCCTGTGGCTGCCGCGGCAAGGGCTGAGGCCTCGCAGCTGGGGCACAAG GTGTCCCAGATGGCTCAGTATTTCGAGCCACTCATTATGGCAGCTGTCGGCGCTGCCTCCAAAACACCCAACCACCAGCAACAGATGAACCTCCTGgaccaaaccaaaacactggCTGAATCCGCCTTGCAGATGCTGTACACAGCCAAGGAGGCTGGTGGGAACCCCAAG CAAGCTGCCCACACTCAGGAGGCTCTGGAAGAGGCTGTGCAGATGATGAAGGAAGCAGTGGAGGACCTGACCACCACCCTGAATGaggcagccagtgctgcaggtgTTGTGGGGGGCATGGTGGACTCCATCACCCAAGCTATCAATCAG CTGGACGAGGGGCCCATGGGCGAGCCAGAAGGTAGCTTTGTGGATTACCAGACCACGATGGTGAAGACAGCCAAGGCTATCGCAGTGACTGTGCAGGAAATG GTCACCAAATCCACCACCAACCCGGATGAGCTGGGCATACTGGCCAACCAACTCACCCATGACTATGGACAACTGGCACAAGAGGCCAAGCCGGCTGCCCTCACCGCTGAGAACGAGGAG ATTGGCTCCCACATCAAGCGCCGGGTGCAGGAGCTGGGTcatggctgtgctgccctggtcaccaaggctggagctctgcagtgcagccCCAGCGATGCCTACACCAAGAAGGAGCTGATAGAGAGTGCACGCAAGGTTTCTGAGAAG GTGTCTCATGTGCTGGCAGCTCTTCAGGCTGGGAACCGTGGGACACAAGCCTGCATcacagcagccagtgctgtCTCCGGCATCATTGCTGACCTTGACACAACCATCATGTTTGCTACAGCAGGAACCCTCAACCGGGAGAACTCTGAGACCTTTGCTGACCACAG ggagggcatCTTGAAGACAGCCAAGGCACTGGTGGAGGACACGAAGGTGTTGGTGCAGAACGCCACGGCCAGCCAGGAGAAGctagcccaggctgcccagTCCTCTGTGTCCACCATCACTCGCCTGGCAGAGGTGGTGAagctgggtgctgccagcctgggatCTGAAGACCCAGAAACCCAG GTGGTCCTGATCAATGCTGTGAAGGATGTGGCCAAGGCACTTGGAGACTTGATCGGTGCcaccaaagcagctgctggcaaaGCTGGGGATGACCCTGCTGTCTACCAGCTGAAGAACTCTGCCAAG gTGATGGTGACAAACGTCACTTCCTTGCTGAAGACAGTGAAGGCTGTAGAGGATGAGGCCACGAAGGGGACACGGGCGCTGGAGGCCACAATTGAGCACATTCgccaggagctggca GTCTTCTCCTCCCCTGTGCCTCCTGCCAAGGTCTCCACCCCGGAGGACTTCATCCGTATGACGAAAGGCATCACGATGGCCACAGCCAAAGCGGTGGCCGCTGGCAACTCGTGCCGGCAGGAGGATGTCATCGCCACGGCCAACCTGAGCCGCCGGGCCATTGCAGACATGCTGCGCTCCTGCAAG GAAGCAGCCTACCACCCAGAGGTGAGCGGGGACGTGCGGCAGCGGGCGCTGCGCTTCGGCAAGGAGTGTGCTGATGGCtatctggagctgctggagcatgTGCTAGTG ATCCTGCAGAAGCCAACTCAcgagctgaagcagcagctggcaggctACTCCAAGCGCGTGGCCAGCTCTGTCACCGAGCTCATCCAGGCAGCCGAGGCCATGAAAG GGACAGAGTGGGTTGACCCAGAAGACCCCACTGTCATCGCTGAGAATGAgctgctgggggcagcagctgccattgAGGCTGCAGCCAagaagctggagcagctgaaacCAAGAGCCAAGCCCAAG CAAGCAGACGAGAGCCTGAACTTTGAGGAGCAGATCCTGGAAGCTGCCAAATCCATTGCTGCAGCCACAAGTGCCCTGGTGAAGGCAGCCTCAGCAGCCCAGCGAGAATTAGTGGCCCAAGGAAAA GTGGGCGCCATCCCAGCCAACGCAGTGGATGATGGACAGTGGTCCCAGGGTCTCATTTCAGCC GCACGCCTGGTGGCTGCTGCCACCAACAACCTGTGCGAAGCCGCCAACGCTGCAGTGCAGGGCCATGCCAGTGAGGAGAAGCTCATCTCATCTGCCAAGCAGGTGGCTGcttccacagcccagctcctggtggCCTGCAAGGTGAAGGCTGACCATGACTCAGAGGCCATGAAGCGGCTCCAG gccGCTGGAAATGCCGTGAAGAGAGCATCAGACAATCTGGTGAAGGCAGCGCAGAAGGCAGCTGCCTTCCAGGACCATGATGAAACGGTGGTGGTGAAGGAGAAGATGGTCGGAGGAATTGCACAG ATCATCGCCGCCCAGGAGGAGATGCTGCGCAAGGAGCGGGAGCTGGAAGAGGCGCGGAAGAAGCTGGCGATGATCCGGCAGCAGCAGTACAAATTCCTGCCCTCGGAGCTGCGGGACGAGGAGCAGAACTGA